The Mobula birostris isolate sMobBir1 chromosome 8 unlocalized genomic scaffold, sMobBir1.hap1 SUPER_8_unloc_1, whole genome shotgun sequence genome has a window encoding:
- the LOC140191988 gene encoding uncharacterized protein isoform X4 translates to MSQTLKARNCQAILDWIMIRELYFLLSLLQYTSADFTDKPSIFAAEMVPGKPMNIKCTFNTTCERTTPTLTWITPADIPTSNSSSVTQKGNTLIYTSFLKLTPELKHHGQKLICRVSYPLDSSEQTLILTVQNESATIWKKVLITVGIIFCIALAGFFIYRYIQKREEKRAPEIKESTVIYSPPFGIHQDTEHAAAQGYTKVPAGRNIGQGEPPRHEGPLYAQLQELPCRDTMVPKIETTEYASIRFQ, encoded by the exons ACCCTGAAAGCGCGGAACTGCCAAGCGATCTTGGATTGGATAATGATCAGGGAATTATACTTCCTCCTGTCACTCCTCCAATATacatcagcag ATTTCACAGATAAACCCTCGATATTTGCTGCTGAAATGGTTCCAGGAAAGCCTATGAACATTAAGTGCACCTTCAACACCACGTGTGAAAGAACGACACCCACCTTAACCTGGATCACACCCGCAGATATACCGACATCAAATTCGAGCAGCGTAACCCAGAAGGGTAACACATTGATATATACTTCATTCCTGAAGCTAACCCCAGAGCTCAAACACCACGGGCAGAAACTCATCTGTCGAGTCAGCTACCCACTTGATTCATCGGAGCAGACCCTCAtactaactgtacaga ATGAGAGTGCTACTATCTGGAAAAAAGTGTTGATCACAGTAGGGATCATTTTCTGCATTGCACTGGCTGGATTTTTCATCTACAGGTACATCCAAAA GAGAGAAGAAAAGAGGGCACCAGAGATCAAGGAGTCTACAGTCATCTATAGTCCTCCCTTTGGGATTCATCAG GACACAGAGCACGCAGCTGCACAGGGCTACACTAAAGTACCAGCAGGAAGGAATATCGGACAGGGAGAGCCCCCCAGACACGAGGGCCCTCTCTACGCCCAGCTCCAAGAGCTGCCCTGCAGAGATACAATGGTCCCCAAGATTGAGACCACAGAGTACGCCTCAATCAGATTCCAGTGA
- the LOC140191988 gene encoding myeloid cell surface antigen CD33-like isoform X2 gives MSQTLKARNCQAILDWIMIRELYFLLSLLQYTSAAAEMKEWKAVTPQNVTTQRGLCAQIPCHYPSYEAHATWTGIWINDGEPPTIVFHSKQLSKTAARFRQRTQLSGDLKDGDCSLIIDNVMQEDEGSYIFKVEVPSKDSYISSVTRLHVSNFTDKPSIFAAEMVPGKPMNIKCTFNTTCERTTPTLTWITPADIPTSNSSSVTQKGNTLIYTSFLKLTPELKHHGQKLICRVSYPLDSSEQTLILTVQREKKRGHQRSRSLQSSIVLPLGFIRTQSTQLHRATLKYQQEGISDRESPPDTRALSTPSSKSCPAEIQWSPRLRPQSTPQSDSSEARGH, from the exons ACCCTGAAAGCGCGGAACTGCCAAGCGATCTTGGATTGGATAATGATCAGGGAATTATACTTCCTCCTGTCACTCCTCCAATATacatcagcag CTGCAGAGATGAAAGAGTGGAAAGCTGTCACTCCACAGAATGTGACAACGCAGAGGGGTTTGTGTGCACAGATCCCGTGCCACTATCCATCATATGAGGCTCATGCAACATGGACTGGAATCTGGATTAATGATGGGGAGCCTCCGACCATAGTCTTCCACTCTAAGCAGCTCAGTAAGACTGCGGCAAGGTTTCGCCAGCGGACCCAGCTGTCTGGAGATCTCAAAGATGGTGACTGTTCCCTGATTATAGACAACGTCATGCAGGAAGATGAAGGTTCTTACATTTTCAAAGTTGAAGTTCCCAGCAAGGATTCTTACATCTCTTCTGTAACACGGCTTCATGTTTCTA ATTTCACAGATAAACCCTCGATATTTGCTGCTGAAATGGTTCCAGGAAAGCCTATGAACATTAAGTGCACCTTCAACACCACGTGTGAAAGAACGACACCCACCTTAACCTGGATCACACCCGCAGATATACCGACATCAAATTCGAGCAGCGTAACCCAGAAGGGTAACACATTGATATATACTTCATTCCTGAAGCTAACCCCAGAGCTCAAACACCACGGGCAGAAACTCATCTGTCGAGTCAGCTACCCACTTGATTCATCGGAGCAGACCCTCAtactaactgtacaga GAGAGAAGAAAAGAGGGCACCAGAGATCAAGGAGTCTACAGTCATCTATAGTCCTCCCTTTGGGATTCATCAG GACACAGAGCACGCAGCTGCACAGGGCTACACTAAAGTACCAGCAGGAAGGAATATCGGACAGGGAGAGCCCCCCAGACACGAGGGCCCTCTCTACGCCCAGCTCCAAGAGCTGCCCTGCAGAGATACAATGGTCCCCAAGATTGAGACCACAGAGTACGCCTCAATCAGATTCCAGTGAGGCGAGGGGTCACTGA
- the LOC140191988 gene encoding myeloid cell surface antigen CD33-like isoform X1, with translation MSQTLKARNCQAILDWIMIRELYFLLSLLQYTSAAAEMKEWKAVTPQNVTTQRGLCAQIPCHYPSYEAHATWTGIWINDGEPPTIVFHSKQLSKTAARFRQRTQLSGDLKDGDCSLIIDNVMQEDEGSYIFKVEVPSKDSYISSVTRLHVSNFTDKPSIFAAEMVPGKPMNIKCTFNTTCERTTPTLTWITPADIPTSNSSSVTQKGNTLIYTSFLKLTPELKHHGQKLICRVSYPLDSSEQTLILTVQNESATIWKKVLITVGIIFCIALAGFFIYRYIQKREEKRAPEIKESTVIYSPPFGIHQDTEHAAAQGYTKVPAGRNIGQGEPPRHEGPLYAQLQELPCRDTMVPKIETTEYASIRFQ, from the exons ACCCTGAAAGCGCGGAACTGCCAAGCGATCTTGGATTGGATAATGATCAGGGAATTATACTTCCTCCTGTCACTCCTCCAATATacatcagcag CTGCAGAGATGAAAGAGTGGAAAGCTGTCACTCCACAGAATGTGACAACGCAGAGGGGTTTGTGTGCACAGATCCCGTGCCACTATCCATCATATGAGGCTCATGCAACATGGACTGGAATCTGGATTAATGATGGGGAGCCTCCGACCATAGTCTTCCACTCTAAGCAGCTCAGTAAGACTGCGGCAAGGTTTCGCCAGCGGACCCAGCTGTCTGGAGATCTCAAAGATGGTGACTGTTCCCTGATTATAGACAACGTCATGCAGGAAGATGAAGGTTCTTACATTTTCAAAGTTGAAGTTCCCAGCAAGGATTCTTACATCTCTTCTGTAACACGGCTTCATGTTTCTA ATTTCACAGATAAACCCTCGATATTTGCTGCTGAAATGGTTCCAGGAAAGCCTATGAACATTAAGTGCACCTTCAACACCACGTGTGAAAGAACGACACCCACCTTAACCTGGATCACACCCGCAGATATACCGACATCAAATTCGAGCAGCGTAACCCAGAAGGGTAACACATTGATATATACTTCATTCCTGAAGCTAACCCCAGAGCTCAAACACCACGGGCAGAAACTCATCTGTCGAGTCAGCTACCCACTTGATTCATCGGAGCAGACCCTCAtactaactgtacaga ATGAGAGTGCTACTATCTGGAAAAAAGTGTTGATCACAGTAGGGATCATTTTCTGCATTGCACTGGCTGGATTTTTCATCTACAGGTACATCCAAAA GAGAGAAGAAAAGAGGGCACCAGAGATCAAGGAGTCTACAGTCATCTATAGTCCTCCCTTTGGGATTCATCAG GACACAGAGCACGCAGCTGCACAGGGCTACACTAAAGTACCAGCAGGAAGGAATATCGGACAGGGAGAGCCCCCCAGACACGAGGGCCCTCTCTACGCCCAGCTCCAAGAGCTGCCCTGCAGAGATACAATGGTCCCCAAGATTGAGACCACAGAGTACGCCTCAATCAGATTCCAGTGA
- the LOC140191988 gene encoding junctional adhesion molecule-like isoform X3, protein MSQTLKARNCQAILDWIMIRELYFLLSLLQYTSAAAEMKEWKAVTPQNVTTQRGLCAQIPCHYPSYEAHATWTGIWINDGEPPTIVFHSKQLSKTAARFRQRTQLSGDLKDGDCSLIIDNVMQEDEGSYIFKVEVPSKDSYISSVTRLHVSNESATIWKKVLITVGIIFCIALAGFFIYRYIQKREEKRAPEIKESTVIYSPPFGIHQDTEHAAAQGYTKVPAGRNIGQGEPPRHEGPLYAQLQELPCRDTMVPKIETTEYASIRFQ, encoded by the exons ACCCTGAAAGCGCGGAACTGCCAAGCGATCTTGGATTGGATAATGATCAGGGAATTATACTTCCTCCTGTCACTCCTCCAATATacatcagcag CTGCAGAGATGAAAGAGTGGAAAGCTGTCACTCCACAGAATGTGACAACGCAGAGGGGTTTGTGTGCACAGATCCCGTGCCACTATCCATCATATGAGGCTCATGCAACATGGACTGGAATCTGGATTAATGATGGGGAGCCTCCGACCATAGTCTTCCACTCTAAGCAGCTCAGTAAGACTGCGGCAAGGTTTCGCCAGCGGACCCAGCTGTCTGGAGATCTCAAAGATGGTGACTGTTCCCTGATTATAGACAACGTCATGCAGGAAGATGAAGGTTCTTACATTTTCAAAGTTGAAGTTCCCAGCAAGGATTCTTACATCTCTTCTGTAACACGGCTTCATGTTTCTA ATGAGAGTGCTACTATCTGGAAAAAAGTGTTGATCACAGTAGGGATCATTTTCTGCATTGCACTGGCTGGATTTTTCATCTACAGGTACATCCAAAA GAGAGAAGAAAAGAGGGCACCAGAGATCAAGGAGTCTACAGTCATCTATAGTCCTCCCTTTGGGATTCATCAG GACACAGAGCACGCAGCTGCACAGGGCTACACTAAAGTACCAGCAGGAAGGAATATCGGACAGGGAGAGCCCCCCAGACACGAGGGCCCTCTCTACGCCCAGCTCCAAGAGCTGCCCTGCAGAGATACAATGGTCCCCAAGATTGAGACCACAGAGTACGCCTCAATCAGATTCCAGTGA